The Emcibacteraceae bacterium genome window below encodes:
- a CDS encoding Hsp33 family molecular chaperone HslO, producing MSEENAFPLFEDSCLPFQIENQDIKGRIVRLGRSVNDILSNHNYPDHVSKLLGETLAFTALIGSLMKYDGILTTQLKGNGPFRVLVSDFLKETENGIGNIRGYAAFDDVMSDSDTLTDMFGEGGYLAITIDQGKFMERYQGIVKLDGETFTEAAEEYFRSSEQLPTKVMLSCEKDEEGKWQAGAIMIQHFARSAVGEHSRDQEETEDHWNTASILLGSLKKSELLDRNLSLQNLLIRLYHESGVRIFEHTDVAAGCRCSEEKIRTALSSLDMQDLQDVADDGIITVTCDFCTKDHKFELAKLMH from the coding sequence ATGAGCGAAGAAAATGCTTTTCCCCTGTTTGAGGACAGCTGCCTTCCCTTTCAGATAGAAAATCAGGATATCAAAGGTCGCATTGTCCGGCTTGGCCGCTCCGTCAATGACATTCTCAGCAACCATAATTATCCCGATCATGTCAGCAAACTTTTGGGCGAAACCCTTGCATTCACGGCGCTGATCGGTTCCCTGATGAAATATGACGGCATTCTGACCACGCAGCTAAAAGGGAATGGCCCATTTCGGGTACTGGTCAGTGATTTTCTGAAAGAAACGGAAAACGGCATCGGCAATATCCGTGGCTACGCGGCATTTGATGATGTGATGAGTGATAGTGATACGCTCACCGATATGTTTGGTGAAGGCGGTTATCTTGCCATTACCATTGATCAGGGCAAATTCATGGAACGTTATCAGGGCATCGTCAAACTGGATGGGGAAACCTTTACCGAGGCTGCCGAAGAATATTTCAGAAGTTCAGAACAGCTTCCTACGAAAGTGATGCTTTCGTGCGAAAAAGATGAAGAGGGAAAATGGCAGGCAGGCGCCATCATGATCCAGCATTTTGCCAGAAGCGCAGTTGGTGAACACAGCCGCGATCAGGAAGAAACGGAAGATCACTGGAATACTGCATCAATCCTGCTGGGCAGCCTTAAAAAGTCAGAGCTGCTGGACCGGAACCTTTCTTTACAAAACCTGCTGATCCGGCTTTATCATGAAAGCGGCGTTCGCATATTTGAACATACCGATGTCGCGGCCGGCTGTCGTTGTTCGGAAGAAAAAATCAGAACCGCGCTTTCAAGCCTGGATATGCAGGACCTTCAGGATGTGGCCGATGACGGCATTATCACCGTCACCTGCGATTTCTGCACCAAAGATCACAAGTTCGAACTTGCCAAACTTATGCATTAA
- a CDS encoding phosphotransferase, with the protein MQNASFNASDLKFDPPTFAAKFLSDQLEKYYGLTGIIKPLAGERDQNHLLTTPDGHKYVLKVASAHEDRGVIDYQVKVLKHVEQKAPDLNIPRNIMSMEGNDFALIHNDAGQEHVMRLLSYVDGVPFGHQTHPDEAIIFEAGKFQGALCMALTDFSHSAEGHFMPWDISRGVVLSPTLRTSQFGEVERLVLPLLDHFEKNVLPKLNSFRKQTIHNDAHDGNMLISKGGFKGLIDFGDIVHAPVIQDAAIPLTRFVGLTDDPLKYGGLYLEGFSRSFPLYAEEVDLLYDLLVLRAALTIQLMDFRIKNNDRNKNNLISGYPRLVKMLENLIALDQSEMTSVFHVANEKGKVNDQ; encoded by the coding sequence ATGCAGAATGCTTCATTTAATGCCAGTGATTTAAAATTTGACCCGCCGACTTTTGCGGCCAAATTTCTTTCTGATCAGCTTGAAAAATATTATGGTCTTACCGGAATTATAAAGCCGCTTGCGGGGGAGCGAGACCAGAACCATCTTCTCACAACACCGGATGGTCATAAATATGTGCTTAAAGTCGCCAGTGCCCATGAAGACAGAGGTGTTATTGATTATCAGGTTAAAGTGCTGAAACATGTTGAGCAAAAGGCTCCTGATTTAAACATCCCGCGTAATATCATGAGCATGGAGGGCAATGATTTTGCCTTAATCCACAATGATGCAGGGCAGGAGCATGTCATGCGGCTCTTAAGCTATGTTGACGGGGTGCCTTTTGGCCATCAGACACATCCGGATGAAGCCATTATTTTTGAGGCGGGAAAATTTCAGGGGGCATTATGTATGGCTCTGACCGATTTTTCCCACAGTGCTGAAGGCCATTTTATGCCGTGGGATATCAGCCGGGGTGTGGTTTTGAGCCCGACATTACGGACAAGCCAATTTGGCGAGGTTGAACGGCTGGTGCTTCCGCTGCTTGATCATTTTGAAAAAAATGTGCTGCCGAAATTAAACAGTTTCCGAAAACAGACAATCCATAATGACGCGCATGATGGTAATATGCTGATCTCTAAAGGCGGATTTAAAGGGCTGATTGATTTTGGCGATATTGTCCACGCGCCGGTGATCCAGGACGCGGCCATTCCGCTGACCCGCTTTGTCGGCCTGACCGATGATCCCTTAAAATATGGCGGTCTTTATCTTGAGGGCTTTAGTCGTTCATTCCCGCTTTATGCTGAAGAAGTTGATCTTCTTTATGATCTGCTGGTTCTGAGGGCGGCACTGACCATTCAGTTGATGGATTTTCGTATTAAAAATAATGACCGTAATAAAAATAACCTGATAAGTGGTTATCCAAGGCTGGTAAAAATGCTTGAAAATCTGATTGCCCTTGATCAGAGTGAAATGACCAGTGTTTTTCACGTAGCAAATGAAAAAGGAAAAGTTAATGACCAATGA
- a CDS encoding aspartate aminotransferase family protein → MKNSQDNNQEQSIISPILPTYARMDVGFVRGSGSRLYDKNDNEYLDFGSGIAVNCLGHCHPKLVKALSDQAGKLWHTSNIYEIPGQEKLAKRLSNLTFADSMFFTNSGAEAVECAIKMARRYHNATGHPERYRIITFEGSFHGRTLATIAAGGSEKLTKGFGPKVDGFDVIKFYRNMKKVEDHITEETAGIMIEPIQGEGGIRPVSTENLQILRELADKHGILLIFDEIQCGVGRTGKLFYHEHAGVTPDIMAIAKGIGGGFPMGACLAIEKVAQHMTVGTHGSTYGGNPMAMAMGNAVLDVLAEENILENVTKMSDKLRIELMKLKKKYPEIIEMVRGFGLMMGLKLHIEPRDFVVQAFKNKLLLVGGGENTVRILPPLNIKAEDIDDAIKLLDKTCTQILKRMHNPGDKK, encoded by the coding sequence ATGAAAAACAGTCAGGATAACAACCAAGAACAGAGCATAATATCGCCAATATTGCCAACATATGCCCGTATGGATGTTGGTTTTGTCCGTGGCTCAGGTTCGCGACTTTATGATAAAAACGACAATGAATATCTTGATTTCGGCAGTGGTATTGCTGTTAATTGCCTTGGCCATTGTCATCCGAAACTTGTGAAAGCTTTATCGGATCAGGCAGGGAAACTCTGGCACACATCAAATATTTACGAGATTCCAGGTCAGGAAAAGCTGGCCAAAAGGCTAAGCAACCTGACATTTGCCGACAGTATGTTTTTTACCAATTCCGGCGCGGAAGCGGTTGAATGTGCCATAAAAATGGCCAGACGTTACCATAATGCCACCGGACATCCGGAACGCTACCGTATCATCACATTTGAAGGCAGCTTCCATGGCCGTACCCTGGCAACTATTGCTGCCGGTGGTTCAGAAAAACTGACCAAAGGCTTCGGCCCTAAAGTTGACGGCTTTGATGTCATAAAATTTTACCGCAACATGAAAAAAGTCGAAGATCATATTACCGAAGAAACAGCAGGTATTATGATTGAGCCAATCCAGGGCGAGGGTGGTATCCGTCCCGTATCAACAGAAAATCTGCAGATACTGCGTGAACTGGCTGACAAGCACGGCATTTTGCTAATTTTCGATGAAATTCAATGCGGTGTCGGCCGCACAGGAAAACTTTTCTATCATGAACATGCCGGGGTTACCCCGGATATTATGGCTATTGCAAAAGGGATTGGTGGCGGCTTCCCAATGGGGGCCTGTCTGGCCATCGAAAAAGTGGCGCAGCATATGACCGTCGGCACTCATGGGTCTACTTATGGCGGCAATCCGATGGCGATGGCGATGGGAAATGCGGTTCTTGATGTGCTGGCGGAGGAAAATATCCTCGAAAATGTCACAAAAATGTCAGATAAGTTGCGTATTGAGTTAATGAAACTGAAGAAAAAATACCCTGAAATTATTGAAATGGTCAGGGGGTTTGGCCTTATGATGGGATTAAAATTACATATTGAACCAAGGGATTTTGTCGTTCAGGCATTTAAAAACAAATTGCTGCTGGTTGGTGGCGGTGAGAATACAGTCAGGATTTTACCACCCCTTAATATCAAGGCAGAAGATATTGATGATGCTATAAAGCTTCTGGATAAAACCTGCACGCAAATCTTAAAAAGAATGCATAACCCCGGCGATAAAAAATGA
- a CDS encoding ABC transporter permease, translating into MATTDNPINEFGTKRLGSFNWSGFRTLYEKEVRRYCKVFGQTVGAPVVTTLMFMMIFTLALGGTGRYIGDIPYATFLAPGLIIMSILQNSFANTSSSIIGSKMQGNIVDILLAPIGAKEISLGYALGGITRGLMVGVFVMTAMFFMADISFIHIWAILYFSVSGAMMLSLLGTMTGIWGQRFDQTSAINNFVIMPLSFLSGTFYSIERLSGIWFSISQLNPFFYLIDGFRYGFTGQAEANPMIGVIYILALNIILWFITYKMFKSGYKLRA; encoded by the coding sequence ATGGCAACAACCGACAATCCCATAAATGAATTTGGAACCAAGCGGCTGGGATCCTTTAACTGGTCCGGGTTTCGTACACTTTATGAGAAAGAAGTAAGGCGCTATTGCAAGGTTTTTGGCCAGACCGTGGGGGCCCCTGTGGTGACTACGCTGATGTTTATGATGATTTTTACCCTGGCCCTTGGCGGGACGGGTCGTTATATCGGCGACATACCCTATGCCACATTCCTCGCCCCCGGGCTAATCATTATGTCTATTCTGCAAAACAGCTTTGCAAATACGTCTTCATCCATTATCGGCTCAAAAATGCAGGGCAATATAGTCGATATTCTTCTGGCCCCGATAGGAGCAAAAGAAATTTCCCTTGGCTATGCACTGGGTGGTATCACCCGCGGGCTGATGGTTGGCGTTTTTGTCATGACGGCAATGTTTTTCATGGCCGATATTTCATTTATTCATATCTGGGCCATACTCTATTTCAGTGTTTCAGGCGCCATGATGTTGTCGCTTCTGGGAACCATGACAGGGATATGGGGACAACGTTTTGATCAGACATCGGCCATAAATAATTTCGTTATTATGCCGCTTTCGTTTTTATCCGGTACATTTTATTCCATTGAACGGCTCAGCGGCATCTGGTTTTCCATCAGTCAACTTAACCCATTCTTTTACCTGATCGACGGTTTCAGATATGGTTTTACCGGACAGGCCGAAGCCAACCCTATGATCGGTGTCATTTATATTCTGGCACTGAATATTATACTCTGGTTTATCACTTATAAAATGTTTAAAAGTGGCTATAAACTGCGCGCATAG
- a CDS encoding c-type cytochrome: protein MSIARLLFLITVCCVPLSFASAQNPFENPKNLTVLPKDISPERLRGIMRGFTFATGERCTYCHVRIEDEKGAHFDFESDDKETKKISREMMKMVGSINQNIRSLNRGTDHQYTRVMCTTCHRGQANPMLIEQVMNEQIADGGTAAAKTKYNELKDKYYGKGTFDFSGFTMAEYANSLLEENKLDAALDMAMFSTEIAPGDSYTHTMVGNVYMKEKKYADAIKAYEAALAISPDEGSLKRQIDAAKKAMAGQ from the coding sequence ATGTCGATCGCTCGTCTTCTTTTTTTAATTACTGTTTGTTGTGTACCACTGTCATTTGCCAGTGCCCAGAACCCGTTTGAAAACCCAAAAAACCTGACCGTGCTGCCGAAGGATATATCGCCGGAAAGGCTTCGCGGCATTATGCGCGGCTTTACCTTTGCCACCGGGGAGCGCTGTACATACTGCCATGTCAGGATCGAAGATGAAAAAGGCGCCCATTTTGATTTTGAATCCGATGACAAGGAAACCAAGAAAATCTCCCGTGAAATGATGAAAATGGTCGGCAGTATCAATCAGAATATCCGCTCCCTCAACCGTGGCACCGATCATCAGTATACCCGCGTCATGTGCACCACTTGCCACCGCGGGCAGGCAAACCCGATGCTGATCGAACAGGTCATGAATGAGCAGATCGCCGATGGCGGCACCGCCGCCGCCAAGACAAAATATAACGAACTTAAAGATAAATATTACGGCAAGGGCACCTTTGATTTCAGCGGCTTTACCATGGCGGAATATGCCAATAGCCTGCTCGAGGAAAATAAGCTTGATGCTGCCCTGGATATGGCCATGTTCAGCACGGAAATCGCGCCCGGTGACAGTTATACCCACACCATGGTTGGTAATGTTTATATGAAAGAAAAGAAATATGCCGATGCCATCAAGGCTTATGAAGCCGCACTTGCCATCAGCCCCGATGAAGGCAGCCTGAAAAGACAGATTGATGCCGCCAAAAAAGCAATGGCCGGTCAGTAA
- a CDS encoding aminotransferase class III-fold pyridoxal phosphate-dependent enzyme: protein MTNDALWQRRKKALSPTYAHFYDEPLNVVKGDGVWLYDETGRKYLDCYNNVVSVGHCNPKVVKALCDQASTLNTHTRYIHENVVALAEKLAAKFPEKLDTCIFVCTGTEANDLALQMARCVSGNDGVIVTDAAYHGNSTVIGAMDQRRKNFGQFDWLETFEPPNTYRGPHAGKDEGEMAAHYANEVENAIAKLEGKGISLAAAMLDLSFDSNGILIPPGDYANLVADKVRAAGGLVICDEVQAGYCRLGDYWWGFERYGVMPDIVTIGKPMGAGHPVAAIVTTREIARKFSEIDRYFNTFGGNPVSAAVASAVIDEIDERKLLENATEVGAYLQTGLEKLAKKYGFIGNIQGVGLFWGLDLVSDPASKTPMRDAELRHITTLLKDEGVLMGYTGRYNNCLKIRPPLIFNKGNADQALTAIDKVFSTLG from the coding sequence ATGACCAATGATGCCCTCTGGCAACGACGGAAAAAAGCGTTAAGCCCGACATACGCCCATTTTTACGATGAGCCGCTCAATGTGGTGAAGGGGGACGGTGTCTGGCTTTATGACGAAACGGGCAGAAAATATCTTGACTGTTATAATAATGTGGTCTCGGTCGGTCATTGTAATCCGAAAGTGGTCAAAGCCCTTTGTGATCAGGCATCGACCCTGAACACCCATACCCGCTATATCCATGAAAATGTTGTGGCGCTGGCGGAAAAACTGGCGGCGAAATTTCCGGAAAAGCTGGATACCTGCATATTTGTCTGTACCGGGACCGAAGCCAATGACCTGGCGTTGCAAATGGCACGCTGCGTCAGCGGCAATGATGGGGTGATTGTCACCGATGCCGCCTATCACGGCAATTCAACAGTGATTGGGGCGATGGACCAGCGCCGCAAAAATTTTGGCCAGTTTGACTGGCTTGAAACGTTTGAGCCGCCAAACACATACCGTGGCCCCCATGCGGGTAAGGATGAAGGGGAAATGGCCGCCCATTATGCGAACGAAGTGGAGAATGCCATTGCAAAACTGGAAGGAAAGGGCATTTCACTGGCAGCGGCCATGCTTGATTTATCCTTTGATTCAAACGGCATTCTGATCCCGCCGGGTGATTATGCCAATCTTGTTGCAGATAAGGTGAGGGCCGCAGGCGGCCTTGTCATCTGTGATGAGGTTCAGGCGGGGTATTGCCGCCTTGGGGATTATTGGTGGGGTTTTGAACGTTACGGCGTTATGCCGGATATTGTGACAATCGGCAAGCCGATGGGAGCGGGGCACCCGGTCGCGGCCATTGTGACGACGCGCGAAATTGCCCGGAAATTTTCAGAAATTGACCGCTATTTTAATACCTTCGGCGGTAATCCGGTTTCAGCCGCCGTTGCATCGGCGGTGATTGATGAAATTGATGAACGGAAATTGCTTGAAAATGCGACCGAGGTTGGTGCCTACCTGCAAACGGGACTTGAAAAATTAGCCAAAAAATATGGCTTCATCGGTAATATTCAGGGGGTGGGGTTGTTCTGGGGACTTGATCTGGTTTCCGACCCGGCGAGCAAAACACCGATGAGGGATGCTGAGCTCCGTCATATTACCACGCTTCTCAAGGATGAAGGGGTGTTGATGGGCTATACCGGGCGCTATAATAATTGCCTGAAAATAAGACCGCCACTGATATTTAATAAAGGAAATGCCGATCAGGCCCTAACGGCTATTGATAAGGTGTTCAGCACTCTGGGATAA
- the argF gene encoding ornithine carbamoyltransferase — protein MTDYNLKKNHRHFIDISSLSKSDCREIIEIAKKLKAEAKKQDGNGFIHADAPLKGQALAMIFEKPSTRTRVSFEMAMHQLGGKAVVLQGNDMQLGRGESISDTAKVLSGFVDAIMLRANSHEALLEMAETSRVPIINALTNFSHPCQIMADVLTFEEHAGPIAGKKIAWSGDGNNVAVSWIHAAVMFNCELSLACPKEYSPLEQVMGWARNNGGKITLTESPEAAVKDADCVITDTFISMGDDNAEERLRDLAPYQVNADLMKTAKKSAIFMHCLPAHRDEEVTADVIDGPQSVIWDEAENRLHIQKAILMWCFGKSL, from the coding sequence ATGACAGACTATAATTTAAAAAAAAACCATCGGCATTTTATTGATATTTCGTCGCTTTCCAAAAGCGACTGCCGGGAAATTATTGAAATTGCCAAAAAGCTGAAAGCGGAAGCCAAAAAACAGGATGGCAACGGCTTTATCCACGCGGATGCCCCACTTAAAGGGCAGGCACTGGCGATGATTTTTGAAAAACCAAGCACACGGACACGCGTTTCATTTGAAATGGCCATGCATCAGCTTGGCGGGAAAGCTGTGGTCCTTCAGGGCAATGATATGCAGCTGGGACGTGGCGAAAGCATTTCTGACACCGCAAAAGTTCTGTCGGGCTTTGTGGATGCCATTATGCTGCGGGCAAACAGTCATGAAGCTTTGCTGGAAATGGCTGAAACATCCCGCGTGCCAATTATCAACGCCTTGACCAATTTTTCCCATCCCTGTCAGATCATGGCGGATGTTCTGACCTTTGAGGAACATGCAGGGCCGATAGCGGGCAAAAAAATTGCCTGGTCAGGGGACGGAAATAATGTTGCCGTTTCATGGATCCACGCAGCGGTAATGTTTAACTGTGAACTGTCCCTTGCCTGTCCGAAGGAATATTCACCGCTGGAACAGGTCATGGGCTGGGCCAGAAACAATGGCGGCAAAATCACCCTGACCGAAAGTCCGGAAGCTGCAGTTAAGGATGCCGACTGCGTCATTACCGATACATTTATCTCCATGGGCGATGATAATGCGGAAGAAAGGCTTAGAGACCTTGCCCCTTATCAGGTAAACGCAGATCTGATGAAAACGGCCAAAAAATCAGCCATTTTCATGCACTGTCTGCCTGCTCACCGTGATGAGGAGGTCACCGCCGATGTTATTGATGGCCCGCAATCCGTGATCTGGGACGAGGCGGAAAACCGCCTGCATATACAAAAAGCAATCCTTATGTGGTGCTTTGGAAAGTCGCTATGA